Part of the Photobacterium sp. DA100 genome is shown below.
AAAAGCAACTACGGCGGTGGCGATCCCTATCGCTGCAATAGGGACCTCGCCAAGTGGAGAGATCAGCAGGGTGTCGATCAGCAGCATCGACTGCATCAGCAGGGCATTCATGGCCAGTGGCCACGCGGTCGAGAGGTTTTTCTTAACAAATGGCGAGAGTTGCAAGAGGGCTCCTTGTTGGCGCGATAGGTATCAGAGAGCGATAAATTGTATTATTATATTTCAATCCTGTCGCTAACTTCCAGAGCCTTCCTGCTGAAACCCCAAATCAATTCTGATTGCCTGCTATTGTCCCTCGTGTTCGGCCTGATGTGTGCCGCAATGAATATCATTGATCAATGCACGGAATAGGTTGCAGGCGGTGTCGATGAGCGTGTCTGGAAAATCATAGTCGGGGTTATGCAGTTGAGGGTGATGTTCACCGCTACCAAGACAGAACAGGGCGCCGGGCCATTGGGCAAGGAATTCGGCCATATCCTCGGACCATCGCATCGGCTCTTTGAGCCGTTCGACAGGCAGGTCAAGTGATCGGGCTTGTTCGATAACCTGCTGACAGTGCTGTTGGGAGTTGACGGCGGCGTTGAACCATTCCTGCCATGAGATTTCACTTCGCAACTGTTCTGTTGCGCACAGTGCGCTGATCTGCTGTTCGATAAGTGACTTCATCGCCACCAGGGTTTGGCTGTCATCACTGCGTAAGGTGGCCAGCACTTTGGCATAACCCGGTGCGGTGCCAAATGCCGCTTCGCCATTAGTCGTTTCGCCCAGTGAGGCATGGACCACGGTAGTCAGTGCAAAAACCTCAGGAAACTGTAGGGGTAAACGCTGGATGAGTTCAATCGTATTAATCATCGCTGCCGTTGGTGGCAAGCCATCCTCAGGCTTGGCGGCATGGGAGGTTTTGCCAAACAGCTCAATGGTGACGCCGGTTGAGGCACAGGCAAAGCTATTGGGCTTGATGAGCACAGTGTTAAGCGGGTAACCGGGCAGGTTATGGTAGGCAAAAACACTATCGATGTGTTGCTCGGCGAGCCAGGGATCTTGCAGCATTGCGGCTGCGCCCGCTCCCGTTTCTTCGGCGGGTTGAAACAGCAAGAGTACCCGTCCTGACTGCGGCGGATGTTCGCTAAGGTGTTTGGCGACGGCCATCAGGGAAGCCGTATGGCCATCATGGCCGCAGGCATGCATGACCCCGGCTTGGCGCGACGCATAAGGGCGATCTGCTTGCTCTTGAATGGGAAGGGCATCGAAATCGGCGCGGAATAGGCTGGTTTTGCCTGGTTTGCCACTGTCGAACTCGACCACTGTGCCATGGCCGCCAAGCCCGGTTCTCGGTGTCAGGCCAAACTGGCGTAGTTGCTGGTTGATCATTTCTGCAGTGCGGTGCTCGCAGTGTGACAGTTCGGGATATTGATGGAGGCAGCGGCGAAAGGCTACCGGGTCAAACGATTCGTTCGGAGCTATCATAATTTTTTGTACAGCTAGGGATTTGAGTTGCATATCTTACGCTGATGGGGGGGAGGCGAGTGTGATGGCTATCGCAAGGTTCGGGGAGCAGGTTGTTTTGCCAATATAAGACCCAGCACGATGCTGGGCCTGAACTAAAGAATATAATTTTTAATTACCAAGGGCGTGTCGTCTTTACTTTTATTATAAATATCAATCTTCATATTGGTATTTTCTTTAATGGCCTCAACAACTTTACCAAACAGATAAAAAGGGATTGATGTCATGACTAAGTAATAGCAAACATAAATCTTACACCTGATAAGTGAACATTAATCTATGGTCACCATTGGCATAGCGAATATCATCAGACCAATTGGCAAAATACCTAATATTCGCGCGGGTTGTTAATTGGTATGAGATCGCGGCTTCATGCAGAAGCAGCGACTCGCCAGACAGTTCTCCAGTGGCTCCAAATAACGACATAGGGTTATAGTTAAGCCAAATGTTGTCTGTCACACTGTAGCGACTATACATTCCGGCAAGGCCGTAAAACCCCAGTAAATGATGGCCGCCGATGGTCCCATTTTCTGTGTCGAGGCGGTGATCGGTTTTGTTCAAATCTATGATGGTAGTCCCGACAGCCAGCATTGGGTAGGCCTGAAAACGCCCGGCTTTTGGCAAGGCCTGAATGATGCCATAGGTACCGGTTCCAACGCCCGAGTCAAGGTTGTAATGCAAGTCGATATTGGTCCCCGTACCGGTAACCGTGCTGGCTTCAAAGTGACGATAGCGCAACTCGCTGACTGAGTTGTTATTATCATCACGCCACCCTAGTGCTTCGCCACCAATCCCCTTTGCTTCAAAGATGTGCATCGCTTTTTTGTTGGCGATGCCAGTATCATAGGCATGGCCAAACATTAGATTTATGCCTTTGTCACCATATCCCGCACCGAATTGAGAAAATACAGCCATGGGATCGGACATGTCTTGTAATGCTTCTGAGCTTTGTGAAGCAATTGAAGAAAAAGAAAACAGAGAAGTCATTGTAAAGATAAATAACTTTTTGCTATTCAATGTCATTTTGGTTTACCGTTTTTACAGCCATTATCGCAACAGGCATAATAAAAGTCGCAACTGGGAATAGAGTGAATTTTCTCGCATAGGTGACATTTGGCACGAATCATATAAATATTGATTAACGCGTGTTCATGTCGTTTGCTTAGAATGTTTGTTTCGCGAATAAATTCGAGTGTATTACGGTTTATAAACTTCACCATAAAATATTACTACCTTGAAAGATGGGGAGTCCGCAACAGTTTGTAGGCGCACTCCCCCGAAGCGATTAGTTCATGATTGGAACGATTTCAAAATCTTGTTTAAATTCTACCGATACACTTTTTAACTGACTGAGGATTGAGGTATCACCGTCTACTTTGGCTTTTTGGCTCTCGATGAGCTGTTCGAGCGATGCCTGTCCCGTGATAACCGCAATCAAGTCGTTACGCGCAATGGAAAGCGTTAGGTCAGCCTCACTCACAGCAGTTTCGACTTTAAGCGGCGCGAGGTTGGCGTTGCTAAACTCAACGTAGTAGACCTCGCTTACTTCAGGGTGAACAATATTAAAGTTGAACGCCATATCGGCCGGTACTTTGCTGGCATCGATAGAAACGGCCATGAAGTCCAGGAATCCTGCCGTCGTCATTTGCGACATAATATCAGGCGAAACCGCCTTCAATGCTTCTGGAATATGATTGGTACGCAGCTCCGAAGCGCCTTGCAAGTAGGAGTTTCGCCATGCCATGGTCTCGGACTGATACCCTTGCTGTTCCCAGCTATCCGCCAGTAACTCCCGTGCTTCAATATTGGTAGGTTCACAATTTACGATGTCATTCAATAAGGTCGAGGCTTCTTGGTAGGCCCCCTGATTGAAGTGATGCTGAGCTTGCTTGTACATTGTGTCAGCTCCCGCTGTTTGTACGTACAGACACGAGCGATCGACATTGGTCAAAGGGTTAATGTTTGTCGGGTTCATGTCGTGGTAGCCCAAATACAGGTTGATGACCCCTCGGGCGTTGTGGGAGTAGGAGCCATGGTAGCCGCGACTTGCCCAGTTTTGCTGCTGTGACTCCGGGACAATGGCTTCAACCGCGCGGCCGATGTCATTGATCTTCACTCCTTGGTTAGCAAGGCGAAGCGTCTGGTTATGGATAAAGCCATAATTGTCACGCTGCATCGTTAGGTAATCTGCGATCTCATTGACCTCTGTCTCCGGGTTGTTCCAGACCGGGGCTGAGTGTGCGGCATGAATATTGTCGATATTATCGGCAAATCGGTGCTTTATTTCGGACAGGTATTTGGTCCAGGCCAGTGAGTCACGCGTTTGTGCGCCTCGGAAGGTATAAATGTTGTGCTGGCCGTCATAGGTGAGTTCGGCGGTGTTTAACGCGTTATAGGCTGGCACATAATTGATCATCTCGGTTGGCGCTTCGGCGCCTGGCATATTGATGAATAGCATCTCCAACCCATCAATTACGACGGTTTCTTCACGATCCTCAATGATCACCGTCGGCGGGATCAAGGTGATTTCCCCTTTGGTGGTGCCCATGCCGAGGGCATTGTCGACTACGCCGTAAGCAGAGTCGGGCAAGGTATTACCGTATTGGTACTGAGCGCGACGGCCCATGGCGTTGCCAGCCAGCAGCCCTTCGCTGAGCAGCTCTTCCATGAAGTCTTTAGGGGCATAGATTTCGACGCCTTCGGGCAACTGACCATCCTCAAACAAGCCACGAACACCACCGTAGTGATCCGGGTGAGTATGGGAGTAGATCACGCCGGTAATTGTGTGATTACCATTGATTGGCGGTAGGTGTTTTTTAGCAAAATCCCAAGCCGCCGTAGCGGCTTCCCTTGTGATTAGCGGGTCATGGATAATATAACCGTTATCAGAGCGGTATATGGTCATGTTGGAAAGATCGGCACCACGGATTTGGTATACACCGTCAGTTACCTCATACAGACCGCCCGAGGCATAGTTCATCGCTCCCTGGCGCCAGAGCGACGGGTTTACCGTGTCAGGCCGATCGCGGCGAACGTCGTCGACTTCCAGGTAACCGCGTGAATTTCGCAGTTCAGCGGCACTATGATCGCCAAAAGCGGCAATTAAACCGCGCTCGGAGCGCTCAAAGGCTGCAGTGTCGTGCCATGGGAGGGTTTTGTCCAACGCATTGTTGGCCACGATGGTATGCTTGGTTGCTGGCTTTCCGGTGTAATCTAATGAGTCATAATCAGCCACTGCCACGCACGAGGTGGCAGCAACGGCTATCGATAATAGGGTTCTTTTCATTTTACTCGTCTCTTTGGTTGTAATATTAACTAGTCGGGAACACCAGGAGTGATGAGATCAGGTGGCATATCCCTAATGGCAATAAGTGACCTCTACCTTCAATCAGAGGTATTCCACTGGTATATTTAAACTCTGCTGTGTTGCCTTTTTTGGTAAAAGGCTAGTTATAGCGACAATTCCTTTTTTCATATTTATAGAATTTATAAACGCCAATAATAACTCTATAGATGCTAGCAATAGCGAATATAAAACCACCCAAAGTTCCTATCGGTGTTCCAATTCCAATCGCTAATATAAGAAAGCTAATAAGTATAGTTATATTGGTTATAACCAATTGTAATTTTAAAAAACGACTTGGCTGCAATATAAAAATTGTCCGAGACATCGGTTTCTCTATTTATTGTTTATCTCATGCATATCTATTCTTTGGGTATAAGAAGCGATGCAAACCTTTCGTCAATAAGAGCGACTAATGAGCCTAAAGTTATATGAATAAATTTGTTGCTAAAAAGTCCCCCGCATGTAATAGCGGGGGCTGCCAAATGGCACTGCTAGGAATACTAAGTTATACAAATTCAAGAGTGTCGTATGCTCATAACAACGTTATGAGTCAAAAGGTTATACCAAAGTTTAACCGGAGTTGGTCTAAATCAATATATGCTTCTCCTATGTTGAAGTGATGCGTGCTTTTAACAAACGGCACATTTACTTACTGAATGTCTGGAACCAAAACCATAGTAGATGTGGGTATCTCTATCGCTGGCAGTGAGACAGTTATTATAGAGACAATATTCTTCTCTGCTAAAGTCAAGACGATAATCACCCGAGAAACCTGCACCAGAGGTTAACGAGCAATTAGTAATTAAAAATAAAAATGAATCATTTAATTTTCTGATTAAATAACAAAATAAAATTGTTAGAAATATGACTGTTAAGATGCCGTTAAGGGAAATATAAATTTATTATGCTATGTGGCCTTGTTGGTTAAATTTATTTTGATGTTCTTGGAGTGACGTTGAATAAAGGCTGGTGAGGTTTGTTTGTGTTTTTGTCAGACAATTTTTAAGCTTGATAAATATTGCGCTATAAGTGTTAAATCATTTCAAAGCTAAGGGAATGTTTGATATTTTATTAATATCTCCTTTTTTGTGTATCAAAATTTCTTTTTGGGTTTTCGCTACATTTAATCATAGGTAAAGGGGGACGTAATATGTTCAATGTGGAATATATAGGCCTTATGTCTCAATCTCCTAATGGTGCAAAAAATTGGGAGTCGCTTTATCTTCCCAGTTTTCCAAGATAAATTGCCGCTTGGCTTCAAGTCGCTGATGAAGATGCTGGATGTGGCCTTCGGATTCCTTCAACTGGCGGGCAAGCTCGACAGCGATCGCTTCGAGATCTTCATAACTAAAAGTATCCCCGTCGGGGGTGAGGGACTCATCGGCTTGATTGGCTTGAAACGCAAACTGGGGCGGAGAAGGGGGAAGGGCCCTGAGGCGCTTTTCATCTTGCAGGTGTTCGAACAGAAAAAAGCCGGTAACGAGAAAGGTGATAATAGCGCAGGCGGCATACAGTTGGCGGTACTGCCCACTTTCTTTGAGCGCCAATAGGGTCAGCAGACCAAAAACAATGCATAGCAGGGAGAGAACCATTCCATGTAACCTCAATCGCTTACTGTTAGTGATTAGGTTATCAAAATGAATAGTTAGTCACTATCACCATAGTGTTACTGAATGCAAATTGTCAGATAGCGACGCCGTTGTATCTGGCATCGCTATCTTTACTGGCTAGTCTTGGAGTTGCCTGATGGCGGCGATCAGTGCATCTAGGCCTGCCTCCACCTTGCTTCGCGGGCAGCCGACATTCAAGCGAATATAGCCCTTGCCTTCTTCACCATAGGTATCGCCGCGCATGATGGCGACCTTGTGGTCGTGGATAAGGATCCGTTGCAGGGCATCCATATCGATGTTCAGTGGGTTGAGATCGATCCAGGCCAAGTAGGTCCCTTCCGGCACGCGGTAGTTGATGGCGGGGTAAGCGTGGTTGAGCCGCTCTGCTACCGTTTTCAAGTTCTGCTGCAGGTAATCCCTGAGAGCATCGAGCCATTCACCGCCTTGCTGGTAAGCGGCAATATGGGCGATAACGCCCAAGATCGAAGGGGAGGACAGGCCGTGTGCGGCCTTGAGTAGCTGCAGGTACTGTTCACGCGATTGCGACTCCGGGATAAAGGCATAGGCACCGTTTAGTGCCGGAATATTGAATGACTTCGAGCCCGAGCTTACCAGCGCCCAATCGTTGCCAGTGGCAACGCCAGACCATGGTAAGTAGCCGGCGTAGGCCATATCCATGTGGATGTCATCGGAAATGACTTTGACACCGTGGCGTTGGCAGAGCTTGCCCATTCGTTCCAGCTCGTCACGGCGCCAGACTCTTCCCGTTGGGTTTTGCGGGCTGCAAAGCAGCAGGATTTTGCATTCTTCACGCGCCGCTTGCTGCTCGAACTGCGGCCAGTCTATCTCGTACCCTTGCTCGGTTTTGAGTAGCGGGCTAGCCAGCAATTTCCGCTGGTTGGCCTTGAGCATGTTGCCAAAGGCATCGTAGGCCGGAGTATGGACCAACACCCCCTCACCAGGCTGGCTCCACAGGGTAATAAGCTGGGCAATAATGTAGATCACCGAAGGGCCGTAGACGAGCGATTGAGGATCAAGCTCAGCCTGGTAGCGTTTGGCAAACCAGCCGGTAATAGCCTGCTTGAAGTCATCGTGGTTCCAGCGGCTGTACCCCAATACGCCATGGGCCAGACGTTGCTGCAAGGCGCGCTGGATACAGGGGGCTGTTTCGAAATCCATGTCGGAGATGGTAAAGGGCAGTAAATCGGCCTCGCCAAAACGGTCTTGGACATAATCCCACTGGGTACAATAAGTGCCGTAGCGGTTAACGGGAGTGGAAAAATCAAACATAAGTGCCTCGCAGAACAACGTATAAGACTGCGCTCTGGTTGATAGTAAAGCGCAGTCTTATACCGTGCGGGGAGCGGACTCCCCGCAGGTGACTTTTGTGCCGTTAGATAGTCATGGTTGGTGATTAAGCTGGCATCAGGCTCTGGATTTCATTTTTCACCAAGTGAACTTGAGGGCCAATCACTACCTGAAGGTTGTGGGCATCAAGTTTGACAACACCCAATGCGCCATTGGCTTTGAGCACGGCATCATTAACCAGCGCCATATCTTTTACCGACAAGCGCAGGCGGGTGATGCAGTTATCCAGTGATTCGATGTTGTCGGCACCGCCCAGGGCATTGAGGATGATATCCCCCTTGTAGCCTGTGGTTTTCTCACCGGTCACTGCCGCGGCAATCTGCTCGGCACTTTCGACTTCGCGACCTGGTGTTTTCAGGTTGAAGCGGGTGATGGCAAAACGGAACACCGAGTAGTAAACCGCAAACCAGATCCCGGCAACAACCGGTACCAAGTACCATTTTGTTGCCGTACCCTGGAGAATACCGAAGATGAAGAAGTCGATGATATTACCGTCGGTGTTACCGATTGTGACATCCAGCAAGCCCATCACCATGAAGCCAAGGCCGGTCAGTACCGCGTGGATCAGGTAAAGCGCCGGTGCGACGAACAGGAACAGGAATTCAAGTGGCTCGGTGATACCACCGACCACACAGGCAACCACACCCGATAGCAGTAGTGCCTTAACTTTGCCACGGTTTTCAGGGCGAGAGCAGTGGTACATCGCCAGTGCCGCACCTGGCAAACCGCCAAGGAAGGCTGGCATCTTGCCCTGGGACAAGAAGGCTGTAGCCGAAGCCGAGAAGCTGTCGGTGGTGCTACAAGATAGCTCAGAGTAGAAGATATTCAGCGCGCCGCTAACGGTATTGCCACACACTTCCATGGTGCCACCGGCTTCGGTAAAGCGGATCAGGGCAACCAGGATATGGTGCAGGCCGAAAGGAAGAAGCAGACGTTCGCCGGCACCGAATAGGAATGGGCCAAATGGGCCTGCGTGGGAAATCGCCGTGCCCACGCCGTTGATGCCGGCGGCAAAGTAAGGCCAGATCAGCGGAACGATAAGGCCGACCACACCCAGCACAACCGTGGTGATGATAGGGACAAAGCGGGCGCCGCCGAAGAAGGCTAGGGCATCCGGCATCTTGTAGGTATAGAAGCGGGCATGCAGTTTCGCCACGATAATACCGACAATCACCGCACCCAAGATACCGGTGTCGATAGAGTCGATACCGATGATCGATTTCACGCCGTAGGCCGCTTCCTGCTCGGCATTGCCCAGCACGCCGGCAACGGTGAGGTAGAAGTTGATGGAGAGGTTCAGTGCCGCGTAACCAACGAAACCGGCGAAAGCCGCCACCCCTTTCTCTTCACGCGCCAAGCCAAGCGGGATGGCAACTGCGAACATGATTGGCAGGTAGATAAAGGCGACCAGGCCGATCTTGGTCATCCACATGAACAGTAGCTGCAGTGGCATGAAATCCAGAAACGGGATGCTCTCTTTTACCGCGCTGCTCGAAAGCGAGCTGCCGACACCGAGCAAAATACCGGAGAATGCCAGCAAGGCGACCGGCAGCATGAAGGTTTTCCCGAGGCTTTGGAAAAACTCCCATAAGGTTGTTTTCTTTGATGTGTTGGACATAGTGGGTAACCCCTAACCTTATTCTTGTTGTAGGTAGAGTTGATAAAACGTTTTATCAAACTTTTGTAAAAAAACGCTGGTGCAGAGACGCTTTCGCCTGTGCATCAACGTGCTGAATGTATTAACGCAAATAGGATAAAACGTTTTATCAGTTGATTTCGCTGGTTTGATCACGAAATCTACACCGCTTTCTGCGGGTGATTTAAACTGTGATCGAGATAAAAGTGTGAAAAGCTCGATAGAACGTTTTACTTGCATGTAATATGCTTGGGCTCTCGCAAATGGATACGTACTGCCAATGAGCCAAAGAAAAGTAAAAATTACAGATGTTGCTGAGTATGCGGGAGTGTCGGTATCGACCGTGTCTCTTGTCCTTGGCAACAAAGGACGGATCTCCGAGGCCACGATTAACAAGGTCAATGAGGCCATCAAGGCCTTGGGCTATGTACGCAACAAAGCGGCCGCAAACTTGCGCTCTAACCAGTCCAACCTGGTCGGTTTGGTACTGAAAGATATTACCGATCCCTTCTATACTGAGATCACCGCTGGATTTAGCCAGATCCTCGAAAAACATGGCTTTATGCTATTTCTCGCCCAATGCGGCGATTCACCAGAGCGGCTTGAGAAATGTGTGCAATCGATGATCCAGCAGGGGGTTGCCGGGGTGGCATTTAGCCCGCTGCGAGGAGCGAGCCAGCGGGTGATTGATATGCTGGCGCAGGCCGAAGTCCCTGCGGTTTGCGTAGCCAGGGCGACGGTGAACGATGATATTGATTATGTGGTACCCGATAATACCTTGGCGGCCAAGCGAGCCACCCAGCACCTCGTGGAGCAGGGGCACAGGCACATTGCCTATGTCGGTGGGCAAGGGGACTCACTGACCCGCGCCGAGCGCATTGGGGGCTATTGCACCACTCTTATCCAATATGGGTTGCCGTTTAAAAGCGAGTGGATTGTCGAATGCGAGGGCAGCCAGAAGGCGGCGGCTAGTACCGTTCAAGAACTGCTGACCCAACACCCGAAGATCACCGCTATTTTGTGCCATCGCCCGGCGACGGCCTTGGGGGCGGTTTACGGTGTCGAGCGTGCCAACCGCACTGTCGGGCGTGATAATTATATCGGCCAGCAAGTGGCTCTGATTGGTTTTGATGATGTGGCCGAGGCAGAACTTACCCACCCTCCGCTGACTTTCATGTCGTCGACGGCCAATGATATCGGCGATCAAGCCGGCAAGCGTTTGGTGCAGAAAATGAAAGCCAGCGAATTGGCGGTAGAGAAAGTGGTGTTGGCCCCCGAGCTGATCATCCGCGGCTCGGCGTAAAGTGCCATAACTTGGGTTTACCTTAATCTAGATTAAGTTCTACCAGCAGGATCCTCTGTAGTATCTGCTCCCCTCATCACCTTGCCCATTCTGGTGTTGATAGCTAGTACGTACCACTTTAAGAGGATTGGACTTGAGCACTTTGTTTACTGAAACCCGCATTGGCAGCATGGTATTGAAGAACCGCTTTATGCGCAGCGCGACGTGGGAAAATATGGCGACAGAAGATGGCCATATGACGGATAAGCTTTACGCTATCTATGAAGAGCTTGCGCAAGGTGAAGTCGGCCTGATTGTAACGGGGTATGCCAACATTGTCGCAGAAGAAAAGCCCAATGCAGGCATGATGGGGATCTACAACGATTCCTTTATCGATGAATACAAAACGCTGACCGAACTGGTCCATCGCAATGACTCTAAAATCGTCATGCAGCTGGCCTACGGCGGCACCAAGACCACTTTTAACCTCGGCGAGCGGGTGATCTTTGCGCCAAGTGAAGTGCCGGAAAAAGGCACCCAAACACTGGGCAAGGCAATGACCAAAGAAGACATTGATTACATCGTCAGGGCGTTTGCCGAAGCCAGCCTGCGGGCGCAAAAGTCAGGGTTTGACGGGGTTGAAATCCACGCCGCCCATACTTACCTGATCAACCAGTTCCTCAGCCCTTACTACAACCGCCGTGAAGACGAGTACGGCGGCAGCTTGGCAAACCGCATGCGCTTTTTGATGGAGATCTACGCTGAGACCAGGAAGTTAGTCGGTGACGATTTCCCAATCCTAGTGAAACTGACGGCGACCGAGTTTTTTGAAGGCGGTTTGACCTTCGATGATACTCGCACCGTTTGCCGAAAACTCGAGGAAGTCGGCGTTGATGCCATTATCATTTCGGGCAATATCCACGGCAAGGCAAACACCATGATTGGCCAGTCTTTCGATGGGTATACCATCCAGAAAGAAGGGTATTTCCATGAATACGGTCATGCGATCAGCCAGGAAGTCAGTGTGCCGGTTATTACTGTCGGCGGCCTAACGGATATTGCGGCGATTGAACAGATTGCACAGAACACCAATATTCAATATTTCGCACTGTCACGCCCTTTGCTTTCCGAACCACGCTTGATCAAGCGATGGAAAGACGGGGACAGAGCGCCTGTCGAGTGTGAGCGCTGTTCCAAGTGCCGCACCAAGCGCGGTAACTTCTGCGTGGTAAACAAGGAAAGGAAGACGCAGCTCGCTCAAATGTAACTGGGTCGCGTTTTATTCCTTTTGAGTGTAAAGCCAGCAAAAGACTGCTGGCTTTTTTGACCTTGCCGGGCGTCATGGAATACTGACACCACCATGACTTGATGCGGCCAGAAATAGTGTATTGATGGTAGCCAAACAAAGAACCTGTAACTAGGTCACATGGTGATGTAGATAGGTCTGCAATACTTTTCTGTTGC
Proteins encoded:
- a CDS encoding alkyl sulfatase dimerization domain-containing protein — its product is MKRTLLSIAVAATSCVAVADYDSLDYTGKPATKHTIVANNALDKTLPWHDTAAFERSERGLIAAFGDHSAAELRNSRGYLEVDDVRRDRPDTVNPSLWRQGAMNYASGGLYEVTDGVYQIRGADLSNMTIYRSDNGYIIHDPLITREAATAAWDFAKKHLPPINGNHTITGVIYSHTHPDHYGGVRGLFEDGQLPEGVEIYAPKDFMEELLSEGLLAGNAMGRRAQYQYGNTLPDSAYGVVDNALGMGTTKGEITLIPPTVIIEDREETVVIDGLEMLFINMPGAEAPTEMINYVPAYNALNTAELTYDGQHNIYTFRGAQTRDSLAWTKYLSEIKHRFADNIDNIHAAHSAPVWNNPETEVNEIADYLTMQRDNYGFIHNQTLRLANQGVKINDIGRAVEAIVPESQQQNWASRGYHGSYSHNARGVINLYLGYHDMNPTNINPLTNVDRSCLYVQTAGADTMYKQAQHHFNQGAYQEASTLLNDIVNCEPTNIEARELLADSWEQQGYQSETMAWRNSYLQGASELRTNHIPEALKAVSPDIMSQMTTAGFLDFMAVSIDASKVPADMAFNFNIVHPEVSEVYYVEFSNANLAPLKVETAVSEADLTLSIARNDLIAVITGQASLEQLIESQKAKVDGDTSILSQLKSVSVEFKQDFEIVPIMN
- a CDS encoding MalY/PatB family protein, whose protein sequence is MFDFSTPVNRYGTYCTQWDYVQDRFGEADLLPFTISDMDFETAPCIQRALQQRLAHGVLGYSRWNHDDFKQAITGWFAKRYQAELDPQSLVYGPSVIYIIAQLITLWSQPGEGVLVHTPAYDAFGNMLKANQRKLLASPLLKTEQGYEIDWPQFEQQAAREECKILLLCSPQNPTGRVWRRDELERMGKLCQRHGVKVISDDIHMDMAYAGYLPWSGVATGNDWALVSSGSKSFNIPALNGAYAFIPESQSREQYLQLLKAAHGLSSPSILGVIAHIAAYQQGGEWLDALRDYLQQNLKTVAERLNHAYPAINYRVPEGTYLAWIDLNPLNIDMDALQRILIHDHKVAIMRGDTYGEEGKGYIRLNVGCPRSKVEAGLDALIAAIRQLQD
- the malI gene encoding Mal regulon transcriptional regulator MalI; its protein translation is MSQRKVKITDVAEYAGVSVSTVSLVLGNKGRISEATINKVNEAIKALGYVRNKAAANLRSNQSNLVGLVLKDITDPFYTEITAGFSQILEKHGFMLFLAQCGDSPERLEKCVQSMIQQGVAGVAFSPLRGASQRVIDMLAQAEVPAVCVARATVNDDIDYVVPDNTLAAKRATQHLVEQGHRHIAYVGGQGDSLTRAERIGGYCTTLIQYGLPFKSEWIVECEGSQKAAASTVQELLTQHPKITAILCHRPATALGAVYGVERANRTVGRDNYIGQQVALIGFDDVAEAELTHPPLTFMSSTANDIGDQAGKRLVQKMKASELAVEKVVLAPELIIRGSA
- a CDS encoding amidohydrolase, producing the protein MIAPNESFDPVAFRRCLHQYPELSHCEHRTAEMINQQLRQFGLTPRTGLGGHGTVVEFDSGKPGKTSLFRADFDALPIQEQADRPYASRQAGVMHACGHDGHTASLMAVAKHLSEHPPQSGRVLLLFQPAEETGAGAAAMLQDPWLAEQHIDSVFAYHNLPGYPLNTVLIKPNSFACASTGVTIELFGKTSHAAKPEDGLPPTAAMINTIELIQRLPLQFPEVFALTTVVHASLGETTNGEAAFGTAPGYAKVLATLRSDDSQTLVAMKSLIEQQISALCATEQLRSEISWQEWFNAAVNSQQHCQQVIEQARSLDLPVERLKEPMRWSEDMAEFLAQWPGALFCLGSGEHHPQLHNPDYDFPDTLIDTACNLFRALINDIHCGTHQAEHEGQ
- the malX gene encoding maltose/glucose-specific PTS transporter subunit IIBC, which produces MSNTSKKTTLWEFFQSLGKTFMLPVALLAFSGILLGVGSSLSSSAVKESIPFLDFMPLQLLFMWMTKIGLVAFIYLPIMFAVAIPLGLAREEKGVAAFAGFVGYAALNLSINFYLTVAGVLGNAEQEAAYGVKSIIGIDSIDTGILGAVIVGIIVAKLHARFYTYKMPDALAFFGGARFVPIITTVVLGVVGLIVPLIWPYFAAGINGVGTAISHAGPFGPFLFGAGERLLLPFGLHHILVALIRFTEAGGTMEVCGNTVSGALNIFYSELSCSTTDSFSASATAFLSQGKMPAFLGGLPGAALAMYHCSRPENRGKVKALLLSGVVACVVGGITEPLEFLFLFVAPALYLIHAVLTGLGFMVMGLLDVTIGNTDGNIIDFFIFGILQGTATKWYLVPVVAGIWFAVYYSVFRFAITRFNLKTPGREVESAEQIAAAVTGEKTTGYKGDIILNALGGADNIESLDNCITRLRLSVKDMALVNDAVLKANGALGVVKLDAHNLQVVIGPQVHLVKNEIQSLMPA
- a CDS encoding NADH:flavin oxidoreductase — its product is MSTLFTETRIGSMVLKNRFMRSATWENMATEDGHMTDKLYAIYEELAQGEVGLIVTGYANIVAEEKPNAGMMGIYNDSFIDEYKTLTELVHRNDSKIVMQLAYGGTKTTFNLGERVIFAPSEVPEKGTQTLGKAMTKEDIDYIVRAFAEASLRAQKSGFDGVEIHAAHTYLINQFLSPYYNRREDEYGGSLANRMRFLMEIYAETRKLVGDDFPILVKLTATEFFEGGLTFDDTRTVCRKLEEVGVDAIIISGNIHGKANTMIGQSFDGYTIQKEGYFHEYGHAISQEVSVPVITVGGLTDIAAIEQIAQNTNIQYFALSRPLLSEPRLIKRWKDGDRAPVECERCSKCRTKRGNFCVVNKERKTQLAQM